CCATCAGTGATCCTTCAGGGTGAGCGGGCGGCCATCCCCACGTGCACATGGATTGGGTGTGGAGTGACAGAAGCCGAGGATGACTGCTTTGGTGCTTGAACATCAGAAACAGAGGGTTATCATCACTGATGGGGAAGACTAAAGCAGAGACGGCTGGAGGGCAGGACAGGAGTTTGTCTGGGACAAGCTGAGGGCGTTCGAGGGGGGCTGCTCAGGCGGTGGGGGGCCTGGCCAACTGGACAGTGCTGTGAGGCCGAGGGCCCGGACAAGAAGGCCAGGGCCCCTTTCCGAGTGGAAAACCGGGACCTGGGCCTCTCGACTCATCCGGGAAGCTTGAGGGCCAACCCTCCTGGAACAACCCCCTGGGCTCTCCCAGGGGAGTCCATGGGCCCAGCTCAGACTGTTCGGCTCCTCGCCTCAGCCCTGCTCtcatggagggaggggagggctgtcTCTGCTTGGTCCGGGCTGGTCTGGTCTCCCAGATCTGAGTATGTGCCAGACACATGACTTTCTTCTCACCCAGGTGCTTGTTTGGAGTCCCAGACACACAGTTGCTCTTGTCTGGAGAACACAGTGTGTCCACCCTGCAGCCCCATGGCTACGCCtcaccctcttccctccctgtccATGTGTCTGCACAGTCCTGTGAGCACTGCACGGGCAGCATCTGGGAATGCCTGGAGGAAGGGTGGGAGGCAGCTTGTCCTCAGATGGCTGGGGTGGGCGGTGAGTCCCAGGTGTCAGGTGACTGGTCTCCTTAAGAAGGATGGGCAGCCTGGACTGGCTGAAAGCAGGAAGCACTGCCTTGTCTTGGCAGTGTCCCCATGTTCAGAGGAGGACTCAGCTGCACCCATGGACTGCTGTCACTGTCCACCACTCCGGTGCCTTGGCGGCCAAGTGCCCACTTGAAGGCACAGGGCTACAGCAGCGGCTGGGGTTCACCAGggtcccccaccccatctccgcCTGGTTACAGAGGTCATGGTGGGTACCCCGTGTGCCCGGCCTCAGCTCTAACTCTCCTGGATGCTGTGTGCTTGCTGCCCAGCCCGCATGCAGCCTGTCAGGCGGGCACTCGGCACTCCCTCCTCTTTGCAGGTGGACAGACTGGACGCCCCAGAGAGACTGTGGCAGTGAGAGGAGCACATGGTGGCACCTGCCCCTCTCCTGTTTGGTAGGGGGCAGCCCGTAGCCCCTAGTCCCCtgtcccctggggaggggaggggagtggagcaGTGATTGACACCACGTGCCCTTCCCTGGCTGGGTTTCGGGCAGGGTGGGATGGACGGGGAGGACAAAGGTCAGTGCTCCAGGACTGCTGGACTGGCATGGCCTCATCTTCCCAGATTTGCATGCCTGGCGGCTGCCCAGCCACAAACACTGCTGTCACCCCCTGGCCCCGGGCAACAAGCCTCCGCTTGCTGTGCACTGGAAAGCTGCCTGGACGGCCTGGCCGTGAGCAGACAGAGCGGTTGGTGTCCCCTGCACAGAGGCTGCAGGAGGGACACAGGCCTGAAGTGTGTGGGCAGGCAGCACGGAGCCTCAGGGCTCCCACACCTGTGTCCTCCATACTCAGGCCCACCCAGCATTAATGTCAgtctgtttcttaatattttgatgGGCATGCATGGATGCAGCCCACTGAGCTAAGTAGGTGTCTGTGTGGGGACTAGGTTACAGCCTGGCCAGCCCTCCAGGGGCCCCACAACAGCAACTCCCACCATCCCTGCAGCCTCTGTGTGGTCTGGGCTGGCCTGAACCCTGCTCCTTGGACCCCTGGCCACTCGGGGGCAGCAGAAGTCCTCACCCTGGGCCTCTCCTTCCGCAGGCCGCCTTTACGCCGACAGCAGGCCCGCTGCAGGCCCGACCTGCCAGATTCCCCGCCGGCTCCCTTGTGCAGCTTCCGCGGGTAGGGCGCCGGGTGCAGCACCCTCTACGGGTCACTAACCTCCCCAAGGAGCGCGTCACCCCAGAAGCGCAGAGAACCCACGGGAGGCGGGACGCCTGGACGTCATTTATTTTGCTGGAGCCCAGTGATGGCAGCCTCCCAGCCGCCCGGAGCGGCCACTGACTGCCCGAGGCAACCGCTGCGGCCGCCGCGCAGAAGGTGGACTCCGACCTCCGGGCCCTCTGGCTGGAGCCTGCACTCTTGGGGAGTCGAGCACAAGTACTCCCAGGAGCAGGGGAACGGCGCCCTGTCCACTCCGCGCTGGCagagctgcccccaccccccgggtCACTTCGCGGACCCGCTGGACAAAACGTGTAACTCGCACATTAAATGAAAGTCTGTTTATCTCGGCCGAGCTTCCCCGCCGGTGCTGGCGTGGGCGGGAGGGGCCAGAAGAGCTGCGGAGCCCCTTGTTGGGGGAGGGCGGTGAGCAGGGCTTGTCAGGGGTCTTCTCCCCACCGTGTGCGCCGCCCGGAGCCCGGAATCCTGCGGCGGCCTCGCGGCGTGTTGGGTGAGGGGCGGCCCCGCCCTCCCGGTAGGGAGGGGGCGGCCCCACGCGCCCCGAGGGCGGGGCTCTGGGGGCGGTGCCTAGTCGGGCCCGCGCGGCCATTGGCTGGGCCGCCGACCCACCCGGCCTTAGTTTCCCGCGGGCTCCGGGcggcccgggggcggggccgggctcgGACTACGCAGGGCGGAGCCCCGGAGGGACgcggccgccccgccccggcccataaccggagccgccgccgccgccacgaCCGAGCGCAGGAGCTCGGACCCGAGGCCGGCGCCGggtcccccaccccgcccgccaTGGCCGCGCCCCGCGCTCTGGCGGCTGGCGCGCCCGCGCCTGGGAAGGCCGCACTCACGCACCCGGGGAAGGCGATCCTGGCAGGTGGGGCACGCGCACGCGGACCCCGACCCCCACCCGACCCCGCCGCGTTTCCGGGTGGGCCCGGGACACCGGCTCTGCCGCGCTTCCGGGCGGGCCCGGGCCCCTCCGCGTGTCCCCCGGGCGTCCCGCTAGGACCGCGGGAGGGGCGTGGGCCCGGCTCCCGGGCGGCGGGCAAAGtccgggcgggggaggggcacgccggccgggagggggaggggtctcAGCACGGTCCGGGTCTCGGTCCTTCCCCGCAGGCGGCCTGGCGGGTGGCATCGAAATCTGCATCACCTTCCCCACCGAGTATGTAAAGACGCAGCTACAGCTGGACGAGCGCTCGCACCCGCCGCGCTACCGGGGCATCGGTGAGTGGGGGCGGCCGGCGGGGGCGGGCAGGCCGGCGGGTGGGGTCGctgaccaccccctcccccaggggacTGCGTGCGGCAGACAGTCCGCAACCATGGCGTCCTGGGCCTGTACCGCGGCCTCAGCTCCCTGCTCTACGGCTCCATTCCGAAGGCGGCTGTCAGGTGAGGCGGGCTCGGGGCCCCGGGGCcgcgggagggagtccaggaccCGCGGCGGCCCCTCTCATGCCTCTGCCTCCCACCCCAGGTTCGGGATGTTCGAGTTTCTCAGCAACCACATGCGGGACGCCCAGGGACGGTTGGACAGCACACGCGggctgctgtgtggcctgggcgCTGGTGTGGCCGAGGCCGTGGTGGTCGTGTGCCCCATGGAGACCATCAAGGTGGGCAGGTCTCGGTAGGGGACAGGCGTGAGAGAGTGCTGGGGTGGCCGGGGTGGTGGTTTTGTGCCCGGTGGAGACCATCAAGGTGGGCAGGGGTCTGCCTGGGAAGCCTGGAACAGGAGGCCCGCTGCAAGAGACTTCTGTTGACTGGACTCTACTCTGGAGGCAGTGGGAAGACAAGGTCTTAAAAAACTTACGAGCACAAACCATAAGGTAACACGTGTTTGCTGCCTAAGTTGTGGGAAAAACCAGCAGACATGACGGCGGAGGCTCCTCGGTAAGGCGGCCCTCTTGCTCCTGGGGCCACGTGTCTCAGAGGCCAGGTGTGCCCTCGCCCTGACCCTTGGGAGCCAGCGCCTTTGCTTCCCTCTTTCTCAGGTGAAGTTCATCCATGACcagacctcccccagccccaaatATAGAGGATTCTTCCACGGGGTCAGGGAGATCGTGCGGGAACAAGGTGAGCCACTCAGCCTTCCCCTCAGGTGGGGTTAGGAACCTGGGTCCAGCTGGAAAGGGCCAGCACCTCCCCTTCCTGCCTTGGCGCTCCTGCGGGCCGGGGCCTGGAGGCGTCAGTGTGACCGCAGTGCCTGCCCGCCCCAGGGCTGAAGGGGACATACCAGGGCCTCACGGCCACCGTGCTGAAGCAGGGATCCAACCAGGCCATTCGCTTCTTCGTCATGACCTCCTTGCGCAACTGGTACCGAGGTGCGTCTGTGCCCCAAGACCCTACCTCCAGGCCTGGAACCGAGCCCTTGTCCTCCGTCCCCTTCTGACCGCAGCCCTCACGCCCATCCAGGGGACAACCCCAACAAGCCCATGAACCCGCTCATCACTGGTGTGTTTGGAGCCATCGCGGGCGCAGCCAGTGTCTTCGGGAACACTCCTCTAGACGTGATCAAGACCCGGATGCAGGTGGGGGCGggacgggggcggggccgggaagGGGTGGGACTGGCTGCTGAATCTCGCAGCTGCTGCTGTTCTGCAGGGCCTGGAGGCGCACAAGTACCGCAACACATGGGACTGTGGCCTGCAGATCCTAAGGAAGGAGGGGCCCAAGGcgtgagtgggggaggggcagggctgccgtccccaccccaggcccccgCCTTCCACCTGGGCCACACCCCACCTCCTGTCCAcccaccccaggccctccccTTGTCCTGTCCCCAGGGAGTCTGCTCTTTCTGCTCTTGCTCCTCCCTCCGATCTCTggacaccgcccccccccccacacacactttccAGA
The Physeter macrocephalus isolate SW-GA unplaced genomic scaffold, ASM283717v5 random_372, whole genome shotgun sequence DNA segment above includes these coding regions:
- the SLC25A1 gene encoding tricarboxylate transport protein, mitochondrial, coding for MKVCLSRPSFPAGAGVGGRGQKSCGAPCWGRAVSRACQGSSPHRVRRPEPGILRRPRGVLGEGRPRPPGREGAAPRAPRAGLWGRCLVGPARPLAGPPTHPALVSRGLRAARGRGRARTTQGGAPEGRGRPAPAHNRSRRRRHDRAQELGPEAGAGSPTPPAMAAPRALAAGAPAPGKAALTHPGKAILAGGLAGGIEICITFPTEYVKTQLQLDERSHPPRYRGIGDCVRQTVRNHGVLGLYRGLSSLLYGSIPKAAVRFGMFEFLSNHMRDAQGRLDSTRGLLCGLGAGVAEAVVVVCPMETIKVKFIHDQTSPSPKYRGFFHGVREIVREQGLKGTYQGLTATVLKQGSNQAIRFFVMTSLRNWYRGDNPNKPMNPLITGVFGAIAGAASVFGNTPLDVIKTRMQGLEAHKYRNTWDCGLQILRKEGPKAFYKGTVPRLGRVCLDVAIVFVIYDEVVKLLNKVWKTD